A genomic stretch from Clavelina lepadiformis chromosome 5, kaClaLepa1.1, whole genome shotgun sequence includes:
- the LOC143460149 gene encoding acyl-coenzyme A thioesterase 11-like isoform X4 — protein MNQVIHSEHVNKCSVLDGGQLLKWVDICACLSAERLAGRPCVTVSVDDLHFECEVNIGQVITLKALVNRTFNTSMEVGVKVICGDLDKATGQKTVCDAFMTFVALDTSGKKIRLPQLLCSSSEQNLCYSLASERRKVRISYSKTLKSLLSNYKLNSLLSPSEKTQDDFFQEIVDGEATRVQSVELVLPSHANHHGNTFGGQIMAWMENVASISAGRLLLGVASLRSVDMVYFRGPSTVGDRVVLNSIVNNVFRDSLEVGVRVEAYRYENGFIGSSRHINSAFFTYDIPSDAHVPEYIPEAMDGERRQREAAARRKMRLDRRYILSKRRQDRLSVTWNDVNAVFLCYGNIQYLQRLAAFNDWQTVSTTDTMLLCIREEDDVLSFKATLKMAEKYKAEKIFEILKDPRKRAKWDPIMISCRLVKKVSDEDSLYHSVMHSKAEASALPNDFVLLVSDRRPSSDNEPYRVAIRSVTLDQIPPTDLCSRTEVACAGFMILQEDGICTEVVYYNETNPKLVSYVTCDVAGLSGLYSHVLGCMQNYFNKRSAELK, from the exons ATGAATCAG GTCATTCATTCGGAGCATGTGAACAAATGCAGTGTTTTAGATGGAGGTCAATTGCTGAAATGGGTAGATATATGTGCTTGCTTATCAG cGGAAAGGCTGGCCGGTCGCCCTTGTGTCACCGTATCCGTAGATGATTTGCATTTTGAATGCGAAGTCAATATTGGTCAGGTTATAACATTAAAAGCACTCGTGAACCGAACATTCAATACCAGCATGGAG GTTGGCGTCAAAGTGATATGTGGAGATCTTGACAAAGCCACAGGGCAGAAGACAGTCTGTGATGCATTTATGACCTTTGTTGCACTTGATACAAGCGGTAAGAAG ATCCGACTTCCACAGCTTCTATGCAGCTCGAGTGAACAAAATCTTTGCTACTCACTCGCAAGTGAAAGAAGAAAG GTTCGCATCAGCTATTCCAAAACATTAAAATCCTTGCTCAGCAATTACAAGTTAAATTCACTTCTCTCTCCTTCTGAAAAGACCCAAGACGATTTTTTTCAGGAGATTGTGGACGGTGAAGCAACTAG AGTGCAAAGTGTTGAGCTTGTTCTTCCATCTCATGCAAATCACCATGGTAACACATTTGGAGGACAAATCATGGCTTGGATGGAAAACGTCGCCTCCATTTCTGCAgg GCGATTGCTCCTTGGTGTTGCATCTTTACGTTCGGTTGACATGGTATATTTCCGGGGTCCAAGTACAGTTGGAGATCGAGTGGTGTTGAATTCCATTGTCAACAATGTCTTTCGTGATAG TTTGGAGGTTGGTGTGCGGGTTGAGGCTTATCGATATGAAAATGGGTTCATTGGTTCATCTCGCCATATCAACAGTGCATTTTTTACTTACGACATACCCAGTGACGCTCATGTGCCAGAATATATTCCAGAAGCCATG GATGGAGAACGGAGACAGAGAGAAGCTGCAGCCAGGAGGAAGATGCGTCTCGATCGACGCTACATCTTATCAAAACGACGTCAGGATCGGTTATCGGTCACTTGGAACGATGTCAACGCTGTATTTCTTTGCTACGGCAATATTCAGTATTTGCAACGCCTCGCCGCATTTAACGATTGGCAGACTGTGTCCACTACAGACACT ATGCTGCTCTGCATTCGTGAAGAGGATGATGTGCTGTCGTTTAAAGCTACTTTAAAAATGGCAGAAAAATACAAAGCCGAgaagatttttgaaattttgaaagatcCGCGAAAACGCGCGAAATGGGACCCTATTATGAt CTCCTGCAGGCTCGTCAAGAAAGTTAGTGATGAGGATTCATTATATCACAGTGTCATGCATTCCAAAGCTGAAGCATCTGCTCTTCCTAATGATTTTGTTCTTCTCGTTTCCGACAGGCGGCCTTCCTCAGATAA TGAACCGTATCGTGTTGCCATCCGTTCCGTCACGCTTGATCAAATTCCGCCGACAGATTTATGCTCTCGGACTGAGGTTGCGTGCGCGGGATTCATGATTCTTCAGGAAGATGGAATATGCACAGAG GTTGTTTACTACAACGAAACCAATCCCAAATTGGTTAGTTACGTCACTTGTGACGTGGCCGGGTTGAGTGGCCTCTATTCTCATGTGTTGGGGTGcatgcaaaattattttaacaaaagatCAGCAGAATTAAAGTGA
- the LOC143460149 gene encoding acyl-coenzyme A thioesterase 11-like isoform X3 has product MKLLTNETGVTSGSIVNSKTTCEPSDAITASSTLIQMNQVIHSEHVNKCSVLDGGQLLKWVDICACLSAERLAGRPCVTVSVDDLHFECEVNIGQVITLKALVNRTFNTSMEVGVKVICGDLDKATGQKTVCDAFMTFVALDTSGKKIRLPQLLCSSSEQNLCYSLASERRKVRISYSKTLKSLLSNYKLNSLLSPSEKTQDDFFQEIVDGEATRVQSVELVLPSHANHHGNTFGGQIMAWMENVASISAGRLLLGVASLRSVDMVYFRGPSTVGDRVVLNSIVNNVFRDSLEVGVRVEAYRYENGFIGSSRHINSAFFTYDIPSDAHVPEYIPEAMDGERRQREAAARRKMRLDRRYILSKRRQDRLSVTWNDVNAVFLCYGNIQYLQRLAAFNDWQTVSTTDTMLLCIREEDDVLSFKATLKMAEKYKAEKIFEILKDPRKRAKWDPIMISCRLVKKVSDEDSLYHSVMHSKAEASALPNDFVLLVSDRRPSSDNEPYRVAIRSVTLDQIPPTDLCSRTEVACAGFMILQEDGICTEVVYYNETNPKLVSYVTCDVAGLSGLYSHVLGCMQNYFNKRSAELK; this is encoded by the exons GGCGTAACCTCAGGCAGCATTGTCAATAGTAAGACCACATGTGAACCAAGTGATGCGATAACCGCTTCTTCTACTCTCATTCAAATGAATCAG GTCATTCATTCGGAGCATGTGAACAAATGCAGTGTTTTAGATGGAGGTCAATTGCTGAAATGGGTAGATATATGTGCTTGCTTATCAG cGGAAAGGCTGGCCGGTCGCCCTTGTGTCACCGTATCCGTAGATGATTTGCATTTTGAATGCGAAGTCAATATTGGTCAGGTTATAACATTAAAAGCACTCGTGAACCGAACATTCAATACCAGCATGGAG GTTGGCGTCAAAGTGATATGTGGAGATCTTGACAAAGCCACAGGGCAGAAGACAGTCTGTGATGCATTTATGACCTTTGTTGCACTTGATACAAGCGGTAAGAAG ATCCGACTTCCACAGCTTCTATGCAGCTCGAGTGAACAAAATCTTTGCTACTCACTCGCAAGTGAAAGAAGAAAG GTTCGCATCAGCTATTCCAAAACATTAAAATCCTTGCTCAGCAATTACAAGTTAAATTCACTTCTCTCTCCTTCTGAAAAGACCCAAGACGATTTTTTTCAGGAGATTGTGGACGGTGAAGCAACTAG AGTGCAAAGTGTTGAGCTTGTTCTTCCATCTCATGCAAATCACCATGGTAACACATTTGGAGGACAAATCATGGCTTGGATGGAAAACGTCGCCTCCATTTCTGCAgg GCGATTGCTCCTTGGTGTTGCATCTTTACGTTCGGTTGACATGGTATATTTCCGGGGTCCAAGTACAGTTGGAGATCGAGTGGTGTTGAATTCCATTGTCAACAATGTCTTTCGTGATAG TTTGGAGGTTGGTGTGCGGGTTGAGGCTTATCGATATGAAAATGGGTTCATTGGTTCATCTCGCCATATCAACAGTGCATTTTTTACTTACGACATACCCAGTGACGCTCATGTGCCAGAATATATTCCAGAAGCCATG GATGGAGAACGGAGACAGAGAGAAGCTGCAGCCAGGAGGAAGATGCGTCTCGATCGACGCTACATCTTATCAAAACGACGTCAGGATCGGTTATCGGTCACTTGGAACGATGTCAACGCTGTATTTCTTTGCTACGGCAATATTCAGTATTTGCAACGCCTCGCCGCATTTAACGATTGGCAGACTGTGTCCACTACAGACACT ATGCTGCTCTGCATTCGTGAAGAGGATGATGTGCTGTCGTTTAAAGCTACTTTAAAAATGGCAGAAAAATACAAAGCCGAgaagatttttgaaattttgaaagatcCGCGAAAACGCGCGAAATGGGACCCTATTATGAt CTCCTGCAGGCTCGTCAAGAAAGTTAGTGATGAGGATTCATTATATCACAGTGTCATGCATTCCAAAGCTGAAGCATCTGCTCTTCCTAATGATTTTGTTCTTCTCGTTTCCGACAGGCGGCCTTCCTCAGATAA TGAACCGTATCGTGTTGCCATCCGTTCCGTCACGCTTGATCAAATTCCGCCGACAGATTTATGCTCTCGGACTGAGGTTGCGTGCGCGGGATTCATGATTCTTCAGGAAGATGGAATATGCACAGAG GTTGTTTACTACAACGAAACCAATCCCAAATTGGTTAGTTACGTCACTTGTGACGTGGCCGGGTTGAGTGGCCTCTATTCTCATGTGTTGGGGTGcatgcaaaattattttaacaaaagatCAGCAGAATTAAAGTGA
- the LOC143460149 gene encoding acetyl-coenzyme A thioesterase-like isoform X1 yields MLTLASLKEAFKKLFNFVKFYIKLLLGVTSGSIVNSKTTCEPSDAITASSTLIQMNQVIHSEHVNKCSVLDGGQLLKWVDICACLSAERLAGRPCVTVSVDDLHFECEVNIGQVITLKALVNRTFNTSMEVGVKVICGDLDKATGQKTVCDAFMTFVALDTSGKKIRLPQLLCSSSEQNLCYSLASERRKVRISYSKTLKSLLSNYKLNSLLSPSEKTQDDFFQEIVDGEATRVQSVELVLPSHANHHGNTFGGQIMAWMENVASISAGRLLLGVASLRSVDMVYFRGPSTVGDRVVLNSIVNNVFRDSLEVGVRVEAYRYENGFIGSSRHINSAFFTYDIPSDAHVPEYIPEAMDGERRQREAAARRKMRLDRRYILSKRRQDRLSVTWNDVNAVFLCYGNIQYLQRLAAFNDWQTVSTTDTMLLCIREEDDVLSFKATLKMAEKYKAEKIFEILKDPRKRAKWDPIMISCRLVKKVSDEDSLYHSVMHSKAEASALPNDFVLLVSDRRPSSDNEPYRVAIRSVTLDQIPPTDLCSRTEVACAGFMILQEDGICTEVVYYNETNPKLVSYVTCDVAGLSGLYSHVLGCMQNYFNKRSAELK; encoded by the exons GGCGTAACCTCAGGCAGCATTGTCAATAGTAAGACCACATGTGAACCAAGTGATGCGATAACCGCTTCTTCTACTCTCATTCAAATGAATCAG GTCATTCATTCGGAGCATGTGAACAAATGCAGTGTTTTAGATGGAGGTCAATTGCTGAAATGGGTAGATATATGTGCTTGCTTATCAG cGGAAAGGCTGGCCGGTCGCCCTTGTGTCACCGTATCCGTAGATGATTTGCATTTTGAATGCGAAGTCAATATTGGTCAGGTTATAACATTAAAAGCACTCGTGAACCGAACATTCAATACCAGCATGGAG GTTGGCGTCAAAGTGATATGTGGAGATCTTGACAAAGCCACAGGGCAGAAGACAGTCTGTGATGCATTTATGACCTTTGTTGCACTTGATACAAGCGGTAAGAAG ATCCGACTTCCACAGCTTCTATGCAGCTCGAGTGAACAAAATCTTTGCTACTCACTCGCAAGTGAAAGAAGAAAG GTTCGCATCAGCTATTCCAAAACATTAAAATCCTTGCTCAGCAATTACAAGTTAAATTCACTTCTCTCTCCTTCTGAAAAGACCCAAGACGATTTTTTTCAGGAGATTGTGGACGGTGAAGCAACTAG AGTGCAAAGTGTTGAGCTTGTTCTTCCATCTCATGCAAATCACCATGGTAACACATTTGGAGGACAAATCATGGCTTGGATGGAAAACGTCGCCTCCATTTCTGCAgg GCGATTGCTCCTTGGTGTTGCATCTTTACGTTCGGTTGACATGGTATATTTCCGGGGTCCAAGTACAGTTGGAGATCGAGTGGTGTTGAATTCCATTGTCAACAATGTCTTTCGTGATAG TTTGGAGGTTGGTGTGCGGGTTGAGGCTTATCGATATGAAAATGGGTTCATTGGTTCATCTCGCCATATCAACAGTGCATTTTTTACTTACGACATACCCAGTGACGCTCATGTGCCAGAATATATTCCAGAAGCCATG GATGGAGAACGGAGACAGAGAGAAGCTGCAGCCAGGAGGAAGATGCGTCTCGATCGACGCTACATCTTATCAAAACGACGTCAGGATCGGTTATCGGTCACTTGGAACGATGTCAACGCTGTATTTCTTTGCTACGGCAATATTCAGTATTTGCAACGCCTCGCCGCATTTAACGATTGGCAGACTGTGTCCACTACAGACACT ATGCTGCTCTGCATTCGTGAAGAGGATGATGTGCTGTCGTTTAAAGCTACTTTAAAAATGGCAGAAAAATACAAAGCCGAgaagatttttgaaattttgaaagatcCGCGAAAACGCGCGAAATGGGACCCTATTATGAt CTCCTGCAGGCTCGTCAAGAAAGTTAGTGATGAGGATTCATTATATCACAGTGTCATGCATTCCAAAGCTGAAGCATCTGCTCTTCCTAATGATTTTGTTCTTCTCGTTTCCGACAGGCGGCCTTCCTCAGATAA TGAACCGTATCGTGTTGCCATCCGTTCCGTCACGCTTGATCAAATTCCGCCGACAGATTTATGCTCTCGGACTGAGGTTGCGTGCGCGGGATTCATGATTCTTCAGGAAGATGGAATATGCACAGAG GTTGTTTACTACAACGAAACCAATCCCAAATTGGTTAGTTACGTCACTTGTGACGTGGCCGGGTTGAGTGGCCTCTATTCTCATGTGTTGGGGTGcatgcaaaattattttaacaaaagatCAGCAGAATTAAAGTGA
- the LOC143460149 gene encoding acetyl-coenzyme A thioesterase-like isoform X2 yields the protein MLTLASLKEAFKKLFNFVKFYIKLLLGVTSGSIVNSKTTCEPSDAITASSTLIQMNQVIHSEHVNKCSVLDGGQLLKWVDICACLSAERLAGRPCVTVSVDDLHFECEVNIGQVITLKALVNRTFNTSMEVGVKVICGDLDKATGQKTVCDAFMTFVALDTSGKKIRLPQLLCSSSEQNLCYSLASERRKVRISYSKTLKSLLSNYKLNSLLSPSEKTQDDFFQEIVDGEATRVQSVELVLPSHANHHGNTFGGQIMAWMENVASISAGRLLLGVASLRSVDMVYFRGPSTVGDRVVLNSIVNNVFRDSLEVGVRVEAYRYENGFIGSSRHINSAFFTYDIPSDAHVPEYIPEAMDGERRQREAAARRKMRLDRRYILSKRRQDRLSVTWNDVNAVFLCYGNIQYLQRLAAFNDWQTVSTTDTMLLCIREEDDVLSFKATLKMAEKYKAEKIFEILKDPRKRAKWDPIMISCRLVKKVSDEDSLYHSVMHSKAEASALPNDFVLLVSDRRPSSGSEPYRVAIRSVTLDQIPPTDLCSRTEVACAGFMILQEDGICTEVVYYNETNPKLVSYVTCDVAGLSGLYSHVLGCMQNYFNKRSAELK from the exons GGCGTAACCTCAGGCAGCATTGTCAATAGTAAGACCACATGTGAACCAAGTGATGCGATAACCGCTTCTTCTACTCTCATTCAAATGAATCAG GTCATTCATTCGGAGCATGTGAACAAATGCAGTGTTTTAGATGGAGGTCAATTGCTGAAATGGGTAGATATATGTGCTTGCTTATCAG cGGAAAGGCTGGCCGGTCGCCCTTGTGTCACCGTATCCGTAGATGATTTGCATTTTGAATGCGAAGTCAATATTGGTCAGGTTATAACATTAAAAGCACTCGTGAACCGAACATTCAATACCAGCATGGAG GTTGGCGTCAAAGTGATATGTGGAGATCTTGACAAAGCCACAGGGCAGAAGACAGTCTGTGATGCATTTATGACCTTTGTTGCACTTGATACAAGCGGTAAGAAG ATCCGACTTCCACAGCTTCTATGCAGCTCGAGTGAACAAAATCTTTGCTACTCACTCGCAAGTGAAAGAAGAAAG GTTCGCATCAGCTATTCCAAAACATTAAAATCCTTGCTCAGCAATTACAAGTTAAATTCACTTCTCTCTCCTTCTGAAAAGACCCAAGACGATTTTTTTCAGGAGATTGTGGACGGTGAAGCAACTAG AGTGCAAAGTGTTGAGCTTGTTCTTCCATCTCATGCAAATCACCATGGTAACACATTTGGAGGACAAATCATGGCTTGGATGGAAAACGTCGCCTCCATTTCTGCAgg GCGATTGCTCCTTGGTGTTGCATCTTTACGTTCGGTTGACATGGTATATTTCCGGGGTCCAAGTACAGTTGGAGATCGAGTGGTGTTGAATTCCATTGTCAACAATGTCTTTCGTGATAG TTTGGAGGTTGGTGTGCGGGTTGAGGCTTATCGATATGAAAATGGGTTCATTGGTTCATCTCGCCATATCAACAGTGCATTTTTTACTTACGACATACCCAGTGACGCTCATGTGCCAGAATATATTCCAGAAGCCATG GATGGAGAACGGAGACAGAGAGAAGCTGCAGCCAGGAGGAAGATGCGTCTCGATCGACGCTACATCTTATCAAAACGACGTCAGGATCGGTTATCGGTCACTTGGAACGATGTCAACGCTGTATTTCTTTGCTACGGCAATATTCAGTATTTGCAACGCCTCGCCGCATTTAACGATTGGCAGACTGTGTCCACTACAGACACT ATGCTGCTCTGCATTCGTGAAGAGGATGATGTGCTGTCGTTTAAAGCTACTTTAAAAATGGCAGAAAAATACAAAGCCGAgaagatttttgaaattttgaaagatcCGCGAAAACGCGCGAAATGGGACCCTATTATGAt CTCCTGCAGGCTCGTCAAGAAAGTTAGTGATGAGGATTCATTATATCACAGTGTCATGCATTCCAAAGCTGAAGCATCTGCTCTTCCTAATGATTTTGTTCTTCTCGTTTCCGACAGGCGGCCTTCCTCAG GCAGTGAACCGTATCGTGTTGCCATCCGTTCCGTCACGCTTGATCAAATTCCGCCGACAGATTTATGCTCTCGGACTGAGGTTGCGTGCGCGGGATTCATGATTCTTCAGGAAGATGGAATATGCACAGAG GTTGTTTACTACAACGAAACCAATCCCAAATTGGTTAGTTACGTCACTTGTGACGTGGCCGGGTTGAGTGGCCTCTATTCTCATGTGTTGGGGTGcatgcaaaattattttaacaaaagatCAGCAGAATTAAAGTGA